The Mucilaginibacter mallensis genome has a segment encoding these proteins:
- a CDS encoding 1-acyl-sn-glycerol-3-phosphate acyltransferase, with translation MIYPKKNPVIFWTMHYYVKWIVGRHFHELLFNRIETDKSRSILLIVNHYSFWDSLILYCVNTRLFKKKMYIMILEETARGNAFFKYAGAFSINKKSKDMLLSLDYAANLLNDPQNMVVIFPQGRLYSNFVDHIIFEKGVLRIIKQAQGSFQLVFAAAFVQYFKHKKPTATVYLKTADESFADTTINELQSAYQQYYDRSKQLQTEIDIEQ, from the coding sequence ATGATCTACCCCAAAAAGAACCCTGTCATATTTTGGACGATGCACTATTATGTGAAATGGATAGTGGGCAGGCATTTTCATGAGTTGCTGTTTAACAGGATTGAAACTGATAAAAGCCGATCAATACTTTTAATAGTTAATCATTATAGTTTTTGGGATAGCCTCATCTTATATTGTGTAAATACCCGTTTGTTTAAGAAAAAGATGTACATTATGATACTGGAAGAAACTGCCAGGGGGAATGCTTTTTTTAAATATGCGGGCGCTTTTTCAATCAATAAAAAATCAAAGGACATGCTGCTATCGCTGGATTATGCGGCAAATCTGCTGAATGATCCGCAAAACATGGTGGTGATATTTCCGCAAGGTAGACTGTATTCAAATTTTGTAGATCATATAATTTTTGAAAAAGGAGTATTGAGGATAATAAAGCAGGCTCAGGGCAGTTTTCAATTAGTATTTGCCGCTGCTTTTGTGCAGTACTTTAAACACAAAAAGCCAACAGCAACCGTTTATTTAAAAACAGCTGATGAAAGTTTTGCTGATACAACTATTAATGAATTGCAAAGTGCCTATCAGCAGTATTACGATCGATCAAAACAGTTACAAACCGAAATAGATATAGAACAGTGA
- a CDS encoding glycosyltransferase translates to MIIAIFVTLFFMVLRFTVSLFNFLSNPKLPHIKKPYGQLVSILIPVRNEEGNILTLLQSIQKQDYGNYEVIILDDDSTDDTYRVCSEFAAEHPRFKVIKGKKLPHDWLGKNYACYQLAKQANGDYFLFLDADEQVYNGLINSALHRMHLYNLGLLSLFTNQQMDTLGEKIVVPLMHFILLNLLPLRLVYLTKNSSVAAASGQFMLFDATLYRQYEWHKQAKDKVVEDVEIMKFVKAAGYNGEALLANGMISCRMYKGYTDAVNGFSKNFLAAFNYSIMWLLIYLVIIIGGPMIILMTLNFQLMLFMVGLIILTRIMISLSASQNAWLNVLLHPVQMINLMLIAFIAIQKYLTKTTVWKGRRI, encoded by the coding sequence GTGATCATAGCCATATTTGTTACTCTCTTTTTTATGGTACTGCGCTTTACGGTGTCGCTGTTTAACTTTTTGTCAAACCCTAAGCTGCCGCATATAAAAAAGCCGTATGGCCAGCTCGTGTCTATATTAATACCGGTGCGTAACGAGGAGGGAAATATTTTAACGCTGCTCCAATCCATACAAAAACAAGATTACGGTAATTACGAAGTGATCATACTGGATGATGATTCAACAGATGATACCTACCGGGTTTGCTCGGAATTTGCGGCTGAACACCCGCGCTTTAAAGTGATAAAAGGTAAAAAATTACCGCACGACTGGCTGGGAAAAAACTATGCCTGCTACCAATTGGCCAAACAAGCCAATGGCGATTACTTTTTGTTTTTAGATGCCGATGAACAGGTATATAATGGTTTGATCAATAGTGCTCTGCACCGCATGCATCTGTATAATCTCGGCTTATTAAGCCTGTTTACCAACCAGCAAATGGATACATTAGGCGAGAAGATAGTGGTACCGCTTATGCACTTTATACTTTTAAACCTGTTGCCATTGCGCCTGGTTTATCTTACTAAAAACAGTTCGGTTGCGGCGGCAAGCGGGCAGTTTATGTTGTTTGATGCAACGCTTTACCGGCAGTACGAATGGCATAAGCAGGCTAAGGACAAAGTAGTTGAGGATGTAGAGATCATGAAATTTGTAAAAGCAGCAGGGTATAACGGTGAGGCTTTGCTGGCAAATGGCATGATAAGCTGCCGAATGTATAAAGGTTATACCGACGCGGTTAATGGCTTTAGTAAAAATTTTTTGGCGGCATTTAATTACAGCATTATGTGGCTGCTTATTTACCTGGTAATAATTATTGGGGGGCCTATGATCATATTAATGACATTGAACTTTCAGCTGATGTTATTTATGGTGGGTTTAATTATTCTTACCCGTATCATGATCTCCTTATCGGCAAGCCAGAACGCCTGGCTCAATGTGTTGCTCCACCCTGTGCAAATGATCAATTTAATGCTGATAGCTTTTATAGCGATACAAAAATACCTCACCAAAACCACGGTATGGAAGGGCCGCAGAATTTGA
- a CDS encoding carotenoid biosynthesis protein: MLIVIIASHRPSDYRILLFALLIFIIGYGAEWIGVHKSWLFGNYGYGTTLGLQFYDIPLIIGVNWFLLIYSAGVLMQQLRIRSVFARVITAAFTLVLVDLLIEPVAIKLDYWHWTDNIIPLSNYAGWFLLSALMLFVFEKFNFKKQSVVAPVFLLIQVVFFAVLRLIII, translated from the coding sequence ATGCTGATAGTAATAATTGCCAGTCACAGGCCCTCAGATTATCGCATATTATTATTTGCCCTGCTGATATTTATAATAGGTTACGGCGCGGAGTGGATCGGCGTACACAAAAGTTGGCTGTTTGGTAATTATGGCTACGGCACAACCCTGGGCCTGCAGTTTTATGATATCCCGTTAATTATAGGCGTGAACTGGTTCCTGCTGATTTATTCTGCGGGGGTTTTGATGCAGCAATTGAGGATTAGGAGTGTTTTTGCCCGCGTAATAACTGCTGCTTTTACTTTGGTTTTAGTGGATCTGCTGATAGAACCCGTTGCCATAAAATTGGATTACTGGCATTGGACTGATAATATCATCCCCCTAAGTAATTATGCAGGCTGGTTTTTGCTGAGTGCTTTAATGCTGTTTGTATTTGAAAAATTCAACTTTAAAAAGCAAAGCGTGGTAGCGCCGGTGTTTTTGCTGATACAGGTTGTGTTTTTTGCTGTTTTGAGATTGATAATTATATAA
- a CDS encoding 4-hydroxy-3-methylbut-2-enyl diphosphate reductase codes for MGEYNLQVTIDQDSGFCFGVVYAIDMAEEILAEDGYLYCLGDIVHNDEEVERLKAKGLRIIEHEALKDLKNEKVLIRAHGEAPDTYRTALENNITLIDASCPVVLKLQNRIKNSYDSNEKILIFGKHGHAEVIGLEGQTNGEALVFQDIAELDNVELPHNITLYSQTTKSMAKFYSVKDELISRGYDLKANDTICRQVSNRDKDLPKFVAKFDKIVFVSGRKSSNGKVLYEVCLKNNPNTYFISSASELDKALFAPGDKVGIAGATSTPMWLMQEVKAELERL; via the coding sequence ATGGGAGAGTATAATCTACAGGTTACCATAGACCAGGATTCCGGCTTTTGCTTTGGAGTGGTTTACGCTATTGATATGGCCGAAGAAATTCTGGCCGAGGATGGATACCTGTATTGCCTTGGCGATATAGTGCATAATGATGAAGAGGTGGAACGCTTAAAAGCCAAAGGCCTGCGCATTATTGAACATGAGGCGCTTAAAGATCTCAAAAACGAAAAGGTACTCATCCGCGCGCATGGCGAGGCTCCTGATACCTATCGTACCGCTTTAGAAAATAATATTACCCTTATTGATGCCTCATGCCCTGTAGTGTTAAAGCTGCAGAACCGCATCAAAAATTCATACGACTCCAACGAGAAAATATTGATCTTTGGCAAACATGGCCATGCTGAGGTAATTGGTTTAGAAGGCCAAACCAATGGCGAGGCACTGGTTTTCCAGGATATTGCCGAACTGGATAATGTGGAGCTACCCCATAACATCACCCTTTACAGTCAGACTACTAAAAGTATGGCGAAGTTCTACAGCGTAAAGGATGAACTGATCTCACGCGGATATGATCTGAAAGCAAATGATACGATCTGTCGCCAGGTATCAAACCGGGATAAGGACCTGCCAAAGTTTGTTGCGAAGTTTGATAAGATCGTATTTGTATCGGGCCGGAAATCATCCAACGGCAAGGTGTTGTATGAGGTATGCCTTAAAAATAATCCCAACACTTATTTTATATCATCAGCCAGCGAGCTTGATAAAGCATTATTCGCCCCCGGTGATAAAGTAGGTATAGCAGGCGCCACATCAACCCCCATGTGGCTAATGCAGGAAGTAAAAGCGGAACTGGAAAGATTATAA
- a CDS encoding fatty acid desaturase — MQKRPSNIGLLVALLVIGSWVTSIILLMRWQVNFANPLLYLFILVQMHLYTGLFITAHDAMHGTVSSNKTLNNLVGYLSTLLYASFWYPKLYTKHHQHHNHVHTAADPDYHEGNFIQWYTRFIRNYLSIWQIVLMAVIFNILKIWIPQPNLLLFWVAPSLLSTVQLFYFGTYLPHKGEHDNKHQACSQFRNHVLAFLSCYFFGYHYEHHDSPGTPWWKLWREPAGPSN, encoded by the coding sequence ATGCAAAAGCGTCCATCAAACATTGGTTTATTAGTTGCCCTATTGGTTATAGGTAGCTGGGTAACCTCAATCATTTTGTTAATGCGCTGGCAGGTGAATTTTGCAAATCCTTTGCTATACCTGTTTATTTTAGTGCAGATGCATTTGTATACGGGGTTGTTCATCACCGCGCATGATGCTATGCATGGCACCGTTTCATCAAACAAAACACTTAATAATTTGGTGGGATATCTCTCCACATTGCTTTATGCTTCATTCTGGTATCCGAAGTTATATACCAAGCATCACCAGCATCATAACCACGTTCATACTGCTGCCGACCCGGACTATCACGAAGGTAATTTTATACAATGGTATACACGGTTTATCCGTAATTATTTATCCATCTGGCAAATTGTGCTGATGGCAGTAATATTCAACATCCTGAAGATCTGGATCCCGCAGCCAAACCTGTTACTGTTTTGGGTAGCGCCATCGTTATTAAGCACCGTACAGTTATTTTATTTTGGTACTTACCTGCCGCATAAAGGTGAGCATGATAACAAGCACCAGGCATGCAGTCAATTTCGTAACCATGTGCTGGCATTTTTGTCGTGTTACTTTTTCGGTTATCATTATGAGCACCATGATTCACCGGGGACGCCGTGGTGGAAATTATGGAGGGAACCGGCTGGTCCATCAAATTAA